A genomic stretch from Mycobacterium malmoense includes:
- a CDS encoding fumarate reductase/succinate dehydrogenase flavoprotein subunit, whose product MVEVERHSYDVVVIGAGGAGLRAVIEARERGLKVAVVCKSLFGKAHTVMAEGGAAAAMGNANPKDNWKTHYGDTMRGGKFLNNWRMAELHAKEAPDRVWELETYGALFDRTKDGKISQRNFGGHTYPRLAHVGDRTGLELIRTLQQKIVSLQQEDQAELGDYEARIKVFAECTITELLKDGDRIAGAFGYWRESGRFVLFEAPAVVLATGGIGKSFKVTSNSWEYTGDGHALALRAGATLINMEFVQFHPTGMVWPPSVKGILVTEGVRGDGGVLKNSDGKRFMFDYIPPVFKGQYAETEQEADQWLKDNDSARRTPDLLPRDEVARAINSEVKAGRGSPHGGVFLDIASRLTPDEIKRRLPSMYHQFKELAGVDITKEPMEVGPTCHYVMGGVEVDADTGAAVVPGLFAAGECSGGMHGSNRLGGNSLSDLLVFGRRAGLGAADYVRALSSRPAVHQDAVDTAAKRAVAPFETPANGAAAENPYTLQLELQQSMNDLVGIIRNADEITQALGWLDKLRQRFKNIQVEGHRQYNPGWNLAIDLRNMLLVSECVAKAALQRTESRGGHTRDDHPSMDANWRKVLLVCRAAGGDEVIPDITVTREDQVPMRPDLLELFEISELEKYYTDGELAEHPGRTSRTEK is encoded by the coding sequence ATGGTTGAGGTCGAGCGGCACTCCTACGACGTGGTAGTGATCGGTGCCGGCGGCGCGGGGTTGCGTGCGGTCATCGAAGCGCGCGAGCGCGGCCTCAAGGTCGCGGTGGTGTGCAAGTCGTTGTTCGGCAAGGCGCACACGGTGATGGCCGAGGGCGGCGCCGCGGCGGCCATGGGTAACGCCAACCCCAAGGACAACTGGAAGACTCACTACGGCGACACGATGCGCGGTGGGAAGTTCCTCAACAACTGGCGGATGGCCGAACTGCACGCCAAGGAGGCGCCGGACCGGGTCTGGGAGCTGGAGACCTACGGCGCGCTGTTCGACCGCACCAAGGACGGCAAGATCAGCCAGCGCAACTTCGGCGGTCACACCTATCCGCGGCTGGCCCACGTCGGCGACCGCACCGGCCTGGAGCTGATCCGCACGTTGCAGCAGAAGATCGTCTCGCTGCAGCAGGAGGACCAGGCCGAGCTCGGCGACTACGAGGCGCGGATCAAGGTGTTCGCCGAATGCACGATCACCGAGCTGCTCAAAGACGGGGACAGGATCGCCGGGGCGTTCGGCTACTGGCGCGAAAGCGGCCGGTTCGTCCTGTTCGAGGCCCCCGCGGTGGTGTTGGCCACCGGCGGGATCGGCAAGTCGTTCAAGGTGACCTCGAATTCCTGGGAGTACACCGGCGACGGGCACGCCCTGGCGCTGCGCGCCGGCGCGACGCTGATCAACATGGAGTTCGTCCAGTTCCACCCGACGGGCATGGTGTGGCCGCCGAGCGTGAAAGGGATCCTGGTCACCGAGGGCGTTCGCGGTGACGGCGGGGTTCTCAAAAACTCCGACGGCAAGCGGTTCATGTTCGACTACATCCCGCCGGTGTTCAAGGGCCAGTACGCCGAAACCGAGCAAGAGGCCGACCAGTGGCTCAAGGACAACGACTCGGCCCGCCGCACCCCGGACCTGCTGCCCCGCGACGAGGTCGCGCGCGCGATCAACTCGGAGGTCAAGGCCGGGCGCGGCAGCCCGCACGGTGGCGTGTTCCTCGACATCGCGTCCCGGTTGACCCCCGACGAAATCAAGCGCCGGCTGCCGTCGATGTACCACCAGTTCAAGGAGCTGGCCGGGGTCGACATCACCAAGGAGCCAATGGAAGTCGGGCCCACCTGTCACTACGTGATGGGCGGTGTCGAGGTCGACGCCGACACGGGTGCGGCCGTCGTCCCCGGGCTCTTCGCCGCCGGCGAGTGCTCCGGCGGCATGCACGGCTCCAACCGGCTGGGCGGCAACTCGCTGTCGGACCTACTGGTCTTCGGTCGGCGGGCCGGCCTGGGCGCCGCCGACTACGTGCGCGCGCTGAGCAGCCGCCCGGCGGTCCACCAGGACGCCGTCGACACGGCGGCGAAGAGGGCGGTGGCCCCCTTCGAGACACCGGCAAACGGCGCCGCGGCAGAAAACCCCTACACCCTGCAGCTGGAACTGCAGCAGTCGATGAACGACCTGGTGGGCATCATCCGCAACGCGGACGAAATCACCCAGGCCCTCGGCTGGCTGGACAAACTTCGTCAGCGTTTCAAGAACATCCAGGTCGAGGGACATCGCCAGTACAACCCCGGCTGGAACCTGGCCATCGACCTGCGCAACATGCTGCTGGTCAGCGAATGCGTCGCCAAGGCCGCGCTGCAGCGCACCGAGAGCCGCGGCGGGCACACCCGCGACGATCACCCGTCGATGGACGCCAACTGGCGCAAGGTGTTGCTGGTCTGCCGTGCGGCCGGCGGCGACGAAGTGATTCCCGACATCACCGTCACGCGTGAAGACCAGGTGCCGATGCGCCCGGACCTGCTGGAGCTCTTCGAGATCTCCGAGCTGGAGAAGTACTACACCGACGGCGAACTGGCCGAGCATCCAGGACGGACCTCCAGGACGGAGAAGTAA